From the Pedobacter cryoconitis genome, one window contains:
- a CDS encoding helix-turn-helix domain-containing protein produces the protein MIPTYKIEDFPSSKAIENLFKLERFEDLSWPKNLEWPHKHNFYQLIWLTEGAFTHTIDYHDIAVKTDTLLITSPGQIHLLNSPEKVKGYSISFTEQFLLAHHTQESVFELTFLDESLTTPYLCLDENARKELKAIIDPIMEELNRDEKAPIIINVLLFALLNRIQRLMNKAQPIIADPFQVFMHKKFKKLIEQYYKKEPDLAFYADKLSISANYLNKIVKNVTGKTAGLMVRDRGLIEAKRMLVYCNFSIGEISDQLGFKDFSYFSRQFKKREGFTPAGYRKLMHEKYMSH, from the coding sequence ATGATTCCAACCTATAAGATTGAAGACTTCCCATCTAGTAAAGCAATTGAGAATTTATTTAAGCTTGAACGATTTGAAGACCTGTCCTGGCCAAAAAACCTGGAATGGCCCCATAAGCACAATTTTTACCAGCTTATCTGGTTAACTGAAGGCGCATTTACGCATACGATAGATTATCATGATATTGCTGTTAAAACTGATACTTTATTGATTACTTCTCCAGGTCAGATTCACCTTTTAAATTCACCAGAAAAGGTAAAAGGCTATAGTATCTCATTTACAGAACAATTTCTGCTTGCACATCATACACAAGAATCTGTTTTTGAACTCACATTTCTGGATGAAAGTTTAACTACACCGTATTTATGCCTGGATGAAAATGCGAGAAAAGAACTCAAAGCGATTATTGATCCGATCATGGAAGAACTGAACAGGGATGAAAAAGCGCCAATCATTATCAATGTTCTTCTTTTTGCTTTACTCAACCGCATCCAAAGACTAATGAATAAAGCACAACCAATAATTGCAGATCCATTTCAGGTATTCATGCATAAAAAATTCAAAAAGCTGATAGAACAATATTATAAAAAAGAGCCCGATTTAGCTTTCTATGCAGACAAGCTGAGTATTTCAGCTAATTATCTCAATAAAATCGTTAAAAATGTAACTGGTAAAACTGCTGGATTAATGGTTCGTGACCGTGGATTGATTGAAGCGAAACGGATGCTGGTTTACTGCAATTTTTCCATAGGAGAGATTAGCGATCAGCTGGGCTTTAAAGACTTCTCTTATTTTTCCCGCCAATTTAAAAAAAGGGAAGGATTTACCCCTGCTGGATACCGCAAGCTGATGCACGAAAAGTATATGAGCCATTAA
- a CDS encoding alpha/beta hydrolase, which translates to MDKNLKIARDYFKTYLDLNAPIPELRIQADKMYATLPVAADIKYETVPVGDLKGEWTTSPEARDTHVLYYIHGGAFLIGSPATHRGEISELGRAGKMKTFALDYRLAPEHPFPQPLEDILEGYIWLLAQGFDAKNIIISGDSAGGNATINLFISLRDQRIPMPAGGVIISPWIDLGQSGETYKTKEGIDPIVNLKAIKAQTAAYLGGAAPDLPVASPIYANLHGLPPTYVIVGEAEEMLSEALTFTHNAAMAGVHVKFEVWPQMIHNFPLWHSLLPEGKDAIKKAGDFMISLTGSI; encoded by the coding sequence ATGGACAAAAATTTAAAAATTGCCAGGGATTACTTCAAAACGTACCTGGACTTGAACGCACCCATTCCTGAATTGCGTATTCAGGCAGACAAAATGTATGCGACTTTACCAGTAGCTGCCGACATAAAATATGAAACTGTACCTGTGGGGGATTTAAAGGGTGAATGGACAACCTCTCCGGAAGCCAGAGATACACATGTGCTCTATTATATACATGGCGGTGCTTTTTTAATTGGCAGCCCGGCAACACATCGCGGGGAAATCAGTGAGCTTGGAAGAGCAGGAAAAATGAAAACTTTTGCCCTGGATTATCGCCTTGCACCTGAACATCCGTTCCCACAACCTCTGGAAGATATCCTGGAAGGATATATCTGGTTATTGGCCCAGGGATTTGATGCAAAAAACATTATTATTTCTGGTGATTCTGCGGGTGGAAACGCAACGATTAACTTATTTATTTCCTTACGTGATCAGCGCATACCTATGCCGGCTGGCGGGGTAATTATATCTCCATGGATTGATTTAGGTCAAAGTGGTGAGACTTATAAGACAAAAGAAGGAATTGACCCTATTGTAAACCTGAAAGCCATTAAAGCACAGACAGCCGCTTATCTGGGCGGCGCAGCTCCTGATCTTCCGGTTGCCTCTCCTATTTATGCCAACCTGCATGGTCTTCCTCCAACTTATGTTATTGTGGGAGAAGCAGAAGAAATGCTGAGTGAAGCCTTGACTTTTACCCACAATGCAGCTATGGCAGGAGTGCATGTCAAATTTGAAGTATGGCCTCAAATGATCCATAATTTCCCCTTATGGCATTCGTTGCTTCCTGAAGGAAAAGACGCTATAAAAAAAGCAGGGGACTTTATGATTTCTTTAACTGGAAGCATTTAA
- a CDS encoding DMT family transporter, which yields MKKSYIQLHIAVLLAGFTGLFGRLINLNEGLISWYRLLISGLVMWIYLSITGKKQNLSLKEQFRIGSIGFILGIHWIFFYGSIKYSNISVGVVCFALTSFFNAILAPLINKKRLSIQEIGLSSLTLCGIALIFGMDASFRLGIVLGIISAIFSALYTIFNERLVQEYESNTIILNQMIGGCLGLTVILPVFLSFSPAEYLIPTLNDFGWLLVLSVFCTVLMYFLITSALKKISSFTVSLTYNLEPLYTIALAIIVYKENKVLSTGFYIGLSLILISLMLQMYRVKAKSSGLILP from the coding sequence ATGAAAAAATCTTATATACAACTGCATATTGCAGTTTTATTGGCAGGCTTTACAGGCCTCTTTGGTCGCTTAATAAATTTAAACGAAGGTCTGATCAGCTGGTACAGACTATTAATATCAGGGCTGGTGATGTGGATCTATCTATCCATCACTGGTAAAAAACAAAATCTTTCTCTTAAAGAGCAGTTTAGAATCGGATCAATAGGTTTTATTTTAGGTATTCACTGGATTTTCTTTTACGGAAGTATCAAATATTCAAATATCTCAGTTGGAGTCGTATGTTTTGCATTAACCAGCTTTTTTAATGCTATTCTGGCCCCGCTGATCAATAAAAAAAGATTGTCTATTCAAGAGATAGGTTTAAGCAGTCTGACCTTATGCGGTATTGCTTTGATCTTTGGCATGGATGCAAGTTTCAGATTAGGAATAGTATTGGGAATAATATCAGCTATTTTTTCCGCTCTTTATACCATATTCAATGAGCGACTTGTACAGGAGTATGAAAGTAACACAATCATATTAAACCAAATGATAGGGGGCTGTTTGGGATTGACTGTTATCTTACCAGTTTTCTTATCGTTTTCACCCGCAGAATACCTGATTCCAACGCTTAATGATTTTGGCTGGTTATTAGTTCTTTCCGTATTTTGTACAGTTCTGATGTATTTTTTGATTACAAGTGCATTAAAAAAGATCTCTTCATTTACAGTAAGCTTGACTTATAATCTGGAGCCATTATATACTATAGCGCTCGCAATAATCGTGTACAAGGAGAACAAAGTACTTTCAACCGGATTCTATATTGGATTATCATTGATACTAATTTCCCTGATGCTTCAGATGTACCGGGTTAAAGCTAAAAGCAGTGGTTTGATTTTGCCATAG
- a CDS encoding ABC transporter permease, giving the protein MFKLNFKVALRNLWKNKGFALINIGGLAIGLTCCLLLLLYVNYEWGYDKQFKNIERIYGVPKHAANTAGFDRTLGPLDNGLPATLAPEAQEKIQGVEAVSRLRYAYKLVNYKNNSFKINTCAVDPQFLQIFDYKFIKGNAQTALTDPNSILITEKTASKLFGKADPIGQIIKWDNQEALKVTAVIEDLPGNQTVQFEALTTWTFFLMDNPGFKNLDWFHGYTNTIIKLKDNKYFESADATLRKMIIAHSVDKHDRTEAFLFPFSKTHLYTQFENGKSVGGKIDQVKLFLFLAFCVLGIACINYMNLSTARSEKRAREVGVKKALGSTRQAIAGQFMIESLVLSFIAMTFAFVMLEFSLPYFNHLLGIEITINYISIPLWSALLALILITGVLAGSYPSFYLSSFVPVKVLKGFTGIGKTSLPIRKILVVVQFGCSVCMIICAIIIYKQISYIRNKPLGFNKENLVELETTGEFSKPGKREIFRRELIRSGAVLSATDYSIGLTNYGNNSSDITWPGNNDNWKYSWNTRVTGYDFTKTIGAELLSGRDFAEEFGTDTSSVLLNESAVKVMELKNPVGTVIRKAGSPFKIIGVIKDYSYESPAYKVSPTLTFLGTAATPKRETYIELLRLNPAQNLSTSIQMIKDLSLKMNPAYPVVLYFVNKEMEDKLANEHLLSVLSNLFGGFAILISCLGLLGLALYMAEQRSKEISIRKVLGADLSHLLILLNKDFMKLVLISNLIACPLAYIISYQWIQKFDYRAEITLWPMLTTIGLSIFVALLTVSLQTFKVARANPVDSLKYE; this is encoded by the coding sequence ATGTTTAAGCTCAACTTTAAAGTAGCCCTTCGCAACCTTTGGAAAAACAAAGGCTTTGCCTTGATTAATATCGGAGGATTAGCTATTGGCTTAACTTGCTGCCTTCTTTTACTCCTTTATGTGAATTACGAGTGGGGATATGATAAACAGTTCAAAAATATAGAGCGTATCTATGGCGTACCCAAGCACGCGGCTAATACTGCTGGTTTTGATCGTACACTGGGCCCGCTTGATAATGGTCTGCCTGCAACCCTGGCCCCGGAGGCACAGGAAAAAATTCAAGGTGTTGAAGCGGTAAGCCGTTTGAGATATGCTTACAAATTAGTGAATTACAAGAATAACAGTTTCAAAATAAATACCTGTGCTGTTGACCCTCAATTCCTGCAAATATTTGATTATAAATTTATAAAAGGCAATGCACAAACCGCCCTTACAGATCCAAATTCAATACTGATCACGGAAAAAACGGCCAGTAAACTTTTTGGAAAGGCCGATCCTATAGGACAGATTATCAAATGGGATAACCAGGAAGCACTCAAAGTAACGGCTGTTATTGAAGATTTACCAGGCAATCAAACTGTGCAATTTGAAGCATTAACGACATGGACTTTCTTCCTGATGGATAATCCCGGATTTAAGAATCTGGATTGGTTCCATGGATATACCAATACTATCATTAAATTAAAAGACAATAAATATTTCGAGTCTGCTGATGCCACTTTAAGAAAAATGATCATTGCCCATTCTGTAGATAAACACGACCGTACCGAAGCCTTTCTGTTCCCTTTCAGTAAAACACATCTGTACACCCAATTTGAAAACGGAAAGTCAGTTGGCGGAAAGATCGATCAGGTCAAACTATTCCTTTTCCTTGCCTTTTGTGTTTTGGGTATCGCATGTATTAATTACATGAACCTTTCTACGGCAAGATCTGAAAAAAGGGCGCGGGAAGTAGGTGTAAAAAAGGCTTTAGGCTCTACAAGGCAAGCTATTGCCGGACAATTTATGATAGAATCATTGGTACTCTCATTTATCGCCATGACATTTGCTTTCGTCATGCTTGAATTTTCCCTTCCTTATTTCAACCATCTGTTAGGTATTGAAATAACCATCAATTATATATCTATACCACTCTGGTCAGCGCTGTTAGCACTAATTCTGATTACAGGAGTTCTTGCTGGCAGCTACCCATCATTCTACCTTTCCTCCTTTGTGCCCGTTAAAGTTTTGAAAGGCTTTACTGGAATTGGGAAAACATCCTTACCTATTCGTAAGATACTGGTTGTTGTGCAATTTGGATGCTCGGTTTGCATGATCATCTGTGCGATTATCATTTATAAACAAATCAGCTATATCAGGAATAAGCCCTTAGGATTTAATAAAGAAAACCTGGTTGAGCTGGAAACTACCGGAGAGTTCAGCAAACCTGGAAAACGGGAGATCTTCAGGAGAGAACTGATCAGATCGGGTGCTGTCCTTTCGGCAACGGATTATTCTATAGGATTAACAAATTATGGCAACAATTCTTCGGATATTACCTGGCCCGGAAATAATGACAACTGGAAATATTCATGGAACACCAGGGTAACGGGATACGATTTTACCAAAACTATCGGTGCTGAATTATTATCGGGCAGAGATTTCGCGGAGGAATTTGGTACTGATACCAGCAGTGTGTTATTGAACGAAAGTGCTGTTAAAGTGATGGAATTGAAAAACCCGGTGGGAACTGTCATTCGTAAAGCAGGAAGCCCATTCAAGATTATAGGCGTGATCAAAGATTACAGCTATGAGTCGCCAGCCTATAAGGTATCACCTACGCTTACCTTTCTGGGGACGGCTGCCACACCGAAAAGGGAAACTTACATAGAACTATTGAGGCTGAATCCTGCACAGAATTTGAGTACTTCTATACAAATGATCAAAGATCTGAGTTTAAAGATGAACCCGGCATATCCTGTGGTATTGTATTTTGTGAACAAAGAAATGGAAGATAAGCTGGCTAATGAGCATTTATTGAGCGTATTATCGAATCTGTTTGGAGGATTTGCCATCTTGATTTCCTGCCTGGGATTATTGGGCCTGGCTTTATATATGGCTGAGCAAAGAAGCAAAGAGATCAGTATTCGTAAAGTATTGGGCGCAGACCTAAGCCATTTACTGATCCTGTTAAATAAGGATTTTATGAAACTGGTACTGATCTCCAATTTAATCGCCTGTCCGCTGGCTTATATTATAAGTTATCAATGGATACAGAAATTTGATTACCGGGCCGAAATAACACTATGGCCAATGCTAACCACGATAGGGTTGTCGATATTTGTTGCACTGCTTACCGTTAGCTTACAGACTTTTAAAGTTGCCCGGGCGAATCCTGTTGATTCATTAAAATATGAATAA
- a CDS encoding HlyD family secretion protein, whose product MEKKIKLIDDKTNIILSRPPGWIYRWGMVVTIASVCLLIFLSFVIPYKESISCKVKFTTTQQIMPVVSPVDGIISEKTFYENKGIKANQLLFTIYDVSQKKYVDIKSPHSGLYMTSQYNFTEKTYVKKNDTLFYIAPEITSNKDLYGTASVNAFELSKLKIGNQVQLSIEQFGKVINVFGRISFISRIPNHKGDYPFYILLDNKDIQYLTSHQLIYFNQAGTAQVNYRNQKLVYKLFNFL is encoded by the coding sequence ATGGAAAAAAAGATTAAACTAATAGACGATAAAACAAATATAATATTGAGCCGTCCTCCGGGATGGATCTATCGCTGGGGAATGGTAGTGACTATTGCTTCTGTTTGTTTACTTATCTTTTTATCATTTGTTATTCCTTATAAGGAAAGTATCTCTTGTAAGGTTAAGTTTACTACTACACAGCAAATTATGCCAGTAGTAAGCCCTGTAGACGGAATTATTAGTGAAAAGACATTCTACGAAAACAAAGGGATAAAGGCTAATCAACTTTTATTTACTATTTATGACGTATCACAGAAGAAATACGTGGATATAAAGTCACCTCATTCTGGCCTTTATATGACTTCACAGTATAATTTTACAGAAAAAACTTACGTGAAGAAGAATGATACCTTATTTTATATTGCACCAGAAATCACAAGTAATAAAGATTTATATGGCACGGCCTCGGTAAATGCCTTTGAACTATCAAAATTAAAAATTGGCAATCAGGTTCAGCTTAGCATTGAACAATTTGGAAAAGTAATTAATGTTTTTGGCAGAATCTCTTTTATTTCCCGTATTCCTAATCATAAAGGAGATTACCCATTTTATATTCTGCTGGATAATAAAGATATCCAGTACTTGACTTCTCATCAACTTATTTATTTTAATCAGGCTGGTACCGCTCAGGTTAACTACCGTAATCAAAAACTGGTTTACAAGTTGTTTAACTTTCTGTAA
- a CDS encoding peptidase domain-containing ABC transporter, which translates to MRSFPHYSQFDSIDCGPACLQIISRFYGREYSLNLLRSLSNVGREGVSVLGICRAAEKLGFNSTPVKISYSDLASRVNLPCIAHWQQNHFLVVYKITAKYVYLSDPGSSRQKVTVAAFKKNWISDVEGDEKIGIVIALEMLPAFKTINLEDSTIPQTNKTEGLKYLFQHLFSHKKVIIQIAFGLFFSTLFTLILPFLTQSIIDSGIKDKDINFIYLLVFGQIAIYTGQLVIEFIQNWLLMYVGSKINVTMVSEFLSKIMAMPIKYFDTKLSGDLLQRIDDHKRIERFLTSKTLGLVFQVLLFAAFVTVLAFYNINVFICFMIGTVAYIGWVLLFHRKRRILDFQKFIELSKNQSKQIEIINGMQDIKLHNSERQKRWEWQEIQARLFDINLRYLSLEQYQRLGAKFINSIKNIIITLIATKAVIAGEMSLGQLIAIQFIVGELNSPLSSAIDFIQSYQEAKISLDRIGEMQNPQIADNSLTDHLLHPLSSGSLQLKKVSFTYAGTHYSKVLKEVDIHIPEGKTTAIVGLSGSGKTTLLKLLMKFYEPTEGQIIVGDINLKSINEHIWRDKCGSVLQDGYVFSDTIARNIALGVESIDHEKLFEAAKIANIQEFIDSLPLGYNTRIGPEGIGVSQGQRQRLLIARAIYKNPDYIFFDEATNALDANNEKKIIRNLDEFFKGRTVVVVAHRLSTVINADKIYVLENGSIIESGSHRELIDKSGAYFTLIKNQLELGS; encoded by the coding sequence ATGAGAAGTTTTCCGCATTATTCACAATTTGATTCTATTGATTGCGGGCCTGCCTGCTTGCAGATTATTTCCAGATTTTATGGCAGAGAATATTCACTCAATTTATTACGTAGTTTAAGTAATGTTGGGCGTGAAGGCGTATCAGTATTGGGCATCTGTCGTGCTGCGGAAAAACTAGGCTTCAACTCTACGCCAGTTAAAATTAGCTATTCAGATTTGGCTTCGCGTGTAAATCTTCCGTGTATTGCTCATTGGCAGCAAAATCATTTTCTGGTAGTCTATAAAATAACAGCTAAGTATGTTTATCTGTCGGACCCCGGTTCTTCCAGACAGAAAGTTACTGTTGCGGCTTTTAAAAAAAACTGGATAAGCGATGTTGAGGGCGATGAAAAAATTGGAATTGTCATCGCTTTAGAGATGCTACCAGCATTTAAGACTATAAACCTGGAAGATTCAACAATTCCGCAAACCAATAAAACAGAAGGGTTGAAATATCTTTTCCAGCATTTGTTCAGTCATAAAAAAGTGATTATTCAAATTGCATTCGGACTATTTTTCAGTACTTTATTTACGCTGATTTTGCCCTTTCTTACTCAGAGTATTATAGATTCCGGGATAAAAGACAAGGATATTAATTTTATATACTTACTTGTTTTTGGACAAATAGCTATTTATACGGGCCAGTTAGTCATAGAATTTATCCAAAACTGGCTACTGATGTATGTTGGTTCCAAGATTAATGTGACCATGGTCTCTGAGTTTTTATCAAAGATTATGGCTATGCCCATTAAATATTTTGATACTAAACTTTCGGGAGATCTGTTGCAGCGGATAGATGACCATAAAAGAATAGAAAGGTTCCTAACCTCTAAAACGCTGGGACTGGTATTCCAGGTGCTATTGTTTGCAGCCTTTGTTACCGTACTTGCCTTCTATAATATTAACGTATTTATTTGTTTTATGATTGGTACAGTAGCCTATATTGGATGGGTATTGTTATTTCATCGTAAAAGGAGAATACTCGACTTTCAAAAATTTATTGAATTGTCTAAAAATCAATCCAAACAAATTGAAATTATTAATGGAATGCAGGATATTAAACTGCACAATTCAGAAAGACAGAAACGATGGGAGTGGCAGGAAATACAAGCAAGGTTATTTGACATAAACCTTCGATATTTGTCATTGGAACAATATCAGCGATTGGGCGCAAAATTTATCAACAGCATTAAAAATATTATTATTACCCTGATCGCGACAAAGGCCGTAATTGCTGGTGAAATGTCTTTAGGCCAGCTAATTGCTATCCAATTTATAGTGGGTGAGCTCAATTCACCATTAAGCTCGGCAATAGACTTTATCCAGTCGTACCAGGAAGCCAAAATCAGCCTGGATAGAATCGGAGAGATGCAGAACCCCCAGATAGCTGACAATAGCCTTACAGACCATCTGCTACATCCACTGTCTTCTGGATCTTTACAATTAAAAAAAGTCAGTTTCACATATGCAGGAACACACTATTCAAAAGTTTTGAAAGAAGTCGACATTCATATTCCTGAAGGCAAAACTACAGCAATTGTTGGGTTGAGTGGTAGCGGTAAAACCACTTTATTAAAGCTTCTGATGAAATTCTACGAACCTACTGAAGGACAGATTATTGTTGGTGATATCAACCTGAAATCTATAAATGAGCATATTTGGCGGGATAAATGTGGTTCTGTACTACAGGATGGATATGTTTTTTCTGATACCATTGCAAGAAATATTGCTTTAGGCGTGGAGAGTATAGATCATGAAAAATTGTTTGAGGCAGCAAAGATTGCCAACATTCAGGAGTTTATTGATTCATTACCCTTAGGTTATAATACAAGAATTGGTCCGGAAGGTATAGGTGTAAGTCAGGGTCAGCGCCAACGCTTGCTCATTGCCAGGGCCATTTATAAAAACCCGGATTATATATTTTTTGACGAAGCTACAAACGCTTTGGATGCAAACAATGAAAAAAAGATCATCAGAAATCTTGATGAATTTTTTAAAGGAAGAACAGTGGTCGTTGTTGCACACAGGCTAAGTACAGTGATTAATGCTGATAAAATATACGTGCTCGAAAATGGATCTATCATTGAATCAGGGTCTCACCGGGAGCTCATTGATAAATCTGGTGCCTATTTTACATTAATAAAAAATCAATTAGAGTTGGGGAGTTAA